The DNA region TGGCAGCAGCGGGGGCCTGGCTTGCGGTTGGAGGGTAATGGTGTTGCTTTGATACGGACTGTGATGGTGTGCCCTGTGTGTCCGGATGACTCTGCGAAACCTTTCggggtggaggcggaggttgaTGAGCCTGTTTCGGTGGCACTGTCATTGCTCGACTTCGAGCCATATCTGCGAGCTGGCGAGACGGGGGCCTGATATCTATACTGTTGCTTCTTGCTCTACTTCCCTTTCCAACACTCATCTTTATCTTTGACGATGGGGATGGTCGCGCAGGGGAGGCTGATGCGGCTCCCGAGAGGTCGGCCCCCGTCTTGGCCTGTAGACTTGACCTGCGATTCGGCGGCGGGGGCGCAGAGTTGAGCGAGTCCAGCGTCGGTGTCAATACCCCCGAACTAAAGACAGGTTTGGTCAATGACTTGCTAATTGCATCGAGAGTGTCAGCCATTGGCGGGTGCGGCAAACCGTTCCCGCCAGCCCCCATATATCCTGCACCTTGCAGCGAACCAAACATGACGTTGGTTGCCCAGCCCTTGGTAGAAGATGGGAAGGAGAACAGATCTGGTGAAGCGCGATCTGCCCTGTAGTTTGGATGGGCCTGCGAAACAGAACTCATGGGATCAAGCGGGGCCTTTCGTGGTGGCTTCATGCCCTCTTGGAGCCAAGTGTCAACACTCGACGTGGTCGATTCAGCGTCATCTGCACCCTTGTATTGATGCAAAGCATCTCTCGTTGATTGGGGTCGTTGGAGCTGGTCCATATCTTCATTTTTGCCGGCTAGTTTGCGGCTGTCAAATGCCGTCGTTGATGCTGGCTGCGTATGCGTCGTCTGTGTGCGAGGTTCCAGACTGGTGCCGTGCTCGTCAGGCACTGAATGGTGCGAGGCCGTTGTTTCCGACAGAGCCAGATAGCTCTGCTCATTTTTTAGGTTTGGCTCGTGGGATAGGGTGTCATTGGAGTTTTTGTACAGCCGCagtgttgtggtggagatggtATCAGGCGTTGGAGGAAGCCCGCGTTCGCTTGTCAAACTTCCGTGCGTGAGAACCTTTTCCAGAGCCTCCCTCTTTTCCTGTTTCGTTTTACGCTTAGCCATGGAGGATGGCGGgcgagaaaagggggagaagtCGTTGGCTGTGGTTTGTGCTCTGGCGGCATCCTGGAGGGCTCGACGTTTGActtccaccttctccagctgaCGAAGAGGCGAACTTCCGGCCCCGATCACGTCGGTAATGGTGTGGAAATGCGTATATTCATTCGAGATGGCGCGGGCTGTGCTGGGACGGTTCTTGGGGGTGGCACTTCTGACTCTGGTTGGTGATTCCAGAGCAAGCATGCGCTGCATGCAAGACGTGTCCATGAGTGAGGGACTCTCTTCCTTAGGCGATGGTGCGTCTGGAGACTTGGTCCGACCATATACGCTCACAAAAGAACTTTCACTCAAAATGCTCAACGTTGGACTGTCAAGTCTGACACTCCCACGGGTTGTCTCAGGGGTGGCTTCGGGCATGGTTGGGAGACTGGGCACGTTGCCGCGGGCCCCCAGATACACATTTCGAAGGTTTTCGGTGCTCTCACTGTGCTCAGAGACAAAACTGGGCATTCGATTGAGGGTCTTAACCTCGTCGGACCCAGATGGCAGAAAGACCTTGTGTTTTGATGTTGCCTCCGCGCCTGGCAATCCTTGGACCTCGACTTGGCGGACCATCTCTCGCTCCCTGAGCAACTGCTCAACCCGGGCTTCCAAAACCACAATCATGCTGAcagcttcttcaactgccTTGTCCCTTTTCTCCAGCTCATGAACAAGCCTGTCATTCATCTTGTCCGTCTCGGCCTTTTGGAGCTCCAACCTTTCCAagctctcctccaacaccgtCTGCCTTTCCCGCCGATGGTAAAGCTCAAGCTTCAGGTCAAAGTTCTGCTTGTGGAGATTCGAAAGAGTCTGTTCCATCTCCTTGACTCCCAGGCCCTTCTTCCTAGCCGAATCTGAGCTTTGGCTCGAGATTGGACGACTGTCTGCGGGGGACGGGCTGCGGATCGCTCGGTTGTCGACAGTAGAACGAAAGAGATCATTGCTTGTCCTACTTGACGCGCGCTCGCTCTCAACCCTCCGCTCGCGCTCCAATCTCTCTTGCAACAAGGCAGACATTGGAGTTACGGCAAGACTCGCGCCGTCGGAAAGCTCTCGCGACAAGTGCGATTTTGCTCGTTCGCCGCAACGGCTATGGTGGTATCGGTGAGAGTGTGTGGAAGTTGTTTGcgctgttgaagaggaaCTGGAGCTGGTTCGGGAGCCTGCCTtgggacgaggagaaggaggggccCGAGCTGGATCATCCAAGTGGCCTTGTGTGCCATGGCCATTCATGTTGGGCAGACACAAACGAAGCTGTTTTGGGTACCAGGGCTGGGGTGGGTCGATTGCCGATGTCAGCTGGGTGCGAGCGGCGACAAACGGCCGAAGCCCTCGCGTTTCGTACCTCACAAAGGTGACCAGTCAGTTCGATATAAAGAAAGGGGTAAGTAGTCCCAGGATGATGCCGGTATGTGTTCTGTTTCCAACGTCACAACCAGAACCAGGCCTTATCGAATCCCCTGACCTCTTTGCAAAGGGGTGGCAATCGCGGCCGTTGGACCCCCAAGAAGCCTTCAAGTCATGAGGAAAAGTGAGATTAGTGCGACTGTGTCTCGGAACTTTGAGGAATGAGCAAGTCGCGATGGCTAGGAAACAATGGCGGTGGCACGAAGGACGCAAGACGGGGAACGAGGAACGAGGAACGACGGAGCGGCCAATCGATGAGGTATTCGAGATCAGCGAGAGACAGGACCAGCCGTGATGCAACAATGAGTCAGaggaaaaaggagaagagcttGTCCGAGGGCAACGGAGATTTGCAGAGAAGTAgcaaaaaacaacaacaaaaaaataAAGGATTTGttgcaagaagaagcaatgGCGGGCAGGAAGGATGAAAGTCAAAGTCAATTGCTGTTCCATTGGCGTGGGGCAGAGCCAATGAATTCCAGGGACTTTAAGGATTATGCTTGTTCTGGCTTAGCGTTGGATGTGGCGTGCAGGCACCAGTGGGTCGCTGCAGGGTGACACCTTGAACCGCAGCTTTGACGTTGAGCCCATTCCACCCCCCACTGCTCACCTCACATCTCCAATTGCGCTGTTCACCACACACACGGAGTACCGGCTCCTGAGGATAGGATTCGACACCAAGGGCCTTTCTTCTgttcccacctctcccatcatctcaaTTCCATCATAGGGCTGAGCAGGACAGGCTTCGGGCTGTGACCCCTCCTTCGCAAACTTTCTCGGCAGGGGCCGTTTCAAATACCGGCCAATCAGAACAACCATCACTCGGTTCCAGTGTGCTGGAAGCTGGTTCCGAATACAACCCCACTCAGGCTGCTGGAGGCGGTCAGAACGCggcacatcatcatcatcgacaaaTGAACATTGTTTCGTTCTGGGATGTCGAGCAGTGTGTTGCCATTGAGTTCCCTCGAATGCATATGCAGCAACGTCTTTCACCAATAACCAGCATCAAATAAATTCTTCCTTTTGAGACCTCTTGTCTACGCCGcttttgttggtggttgatatCCCCTTATGGCCTGCATGGTGCAGTTTTTTGCCCCCGCCTTCGCTGCTTGGCTGTCGTTGCTGATTGAAGATCTGGTCTGACTTGAACCCAGGGGTAAAAGGGGCTGTTCAACGCCCGAAAACCGACCATTAATgtacaacaacatcatccatTGGACATCCTCTCTCCACCGAGTCCATTCTCGTCTTCTCAGTGATGATATTCCTCGTCAACTCCATCAGTCTATccgccagctcatcatcTTGCGACATTGGGCTGCCCTCTTCAGGGATGCAAGGCGGGCAGATATACTGGCCTGaatccttgatcttggttgcGCAGAACACGGTAGGCACGGCTCCCTCAAACTGGTCCTTCTTAATCGGTTCTATGCCGTACTTCATCACGTACCCACCCAAGGGATACGGCTCGAGTATATCCTCCCTACTCTGCTTTGTGCTCACGAAGCCTGGGTGTGTAGCGTTCATGAGCACATTTGGGTGCCCATTTTGCGTTACCTTGCGGTTGAAGTATCGCGAGTAGAGTATCCCCGCCAGTTTGCTCCTTCCGTACTGCGCATTGGGTCCGACGTCCTGGTTGATCTCGTCCAGCGAAGCGAACTTGGTGTCCTTGGGAGCACCGGTATGCAAATTGGAGCTCTGGTTGCTGATTCTCACAATGTTTCCTTCCTCGGCCGTCTTTTGCATCAACGGTAGCAGATGGGATGTGAGGACAACGTGGCCCATGTGGTTGACTGCCATGTGCCTGTCCACTCCATATGAGGTGAGCTCGGCTGACATGATGCCTCGACCCGagttgttgacgaggatgtCGAGCCGGTTATTGTCGCgcttgatcatctcggcTACTTCTTTGACCCGCCGCCAGTCGCTCTATGTTGTTTCTTCTCAGTGAGTGTCAACACCGGAGCAAAGGGACAACTTACAAGGTCACAGTTCATCCAGACCATCCGGGCAGCCTTATCTTGTCCCAGTTCATCGGAGATGACGGCTTTGGCGCCTTCAAAGACCTCCTTGTTGACGGAAATTATGTAGAGCTTACTGATGTTGTGCTTGAGGAGGGTATATGCCACGCCGAACCCAATCCCTTGGCTGCC from Podospora pseudocomata strain CBS 415.72m chromosome 3, whole genome shotgun sequence includes:
- a CDS encoding hypothetical protein (EggNog:ENOG503P3PJ); the protein is MVVLIGRYLKRPLPRKFAKEGSQPEACPAQPYDGIEMMGEVGTEERPLVSNPILRSRYSPWYPKQLRLCLPNMNGHGTQGHLDDPARAPPSPRPKAGSRTSSSSSSTAQTTSTHSHRYHHSRCGERAKSHLSRELSDGASLAVTPMSALLQERLERERRVESERASSRTSNDLFRSTVDNRAIRSPSPADSRPISSQSSDSARKKGLGVKEMEQTLSNLHKQNFDLKLELYHRRERQTVLEESLERLELQKAETDKMNDRLVHELEKRDKAVEEAVSMIVVLEARVEQLLREREMVRQVEVQGLPGAEATSKHKVFLPSGSDEVKTLNRMPSFVSEHSESTENLRNVYLGARGNVPSLPTMPEATPETTRGSVRLDSPTLSILSESSFVSVYGRTKSPDAPSPKEESPSLMDTSCMQRMLALESPTRVRSATPKNRPSTARAISNEYTHFHTITDVIGAGSSPLRQLEKVEVKRRALQDAARAQTTANDFSPFSRPPSSMAKRKTKQEKREALEKVLTHGSLTSERGLPPTPDTISTTTLRLYKNSNDTLSHEPNLKNEQSYLALSETTASHHSVPDEHGTSLEPRTQTTHTQPASTTAFDSRKLAGKNEDMDQLQRPQSTRDALHQYKGADDAESTTSSVDTWLQEGMKPPRKAPLDPMSSVSQAHPNYRADRASPDLFSFPSSTKGWATNVMFGSLQGAGYMGAGGNGLPHPPMADTLDAISKSLTKPVFSSGVLTPTLDSLNSAPPPPNRRSSLQAKTGADLSGAASASPARPSPSSKIKMSVGKGSRARSNSIDIRPPSRQLADMARSRAMTVPPKQAHQPPPPPRKVSQSHPDTQGTPSQSVSKQHHYPPTASQAPAAATPARPRSRGLNHFFRRSTGSADPPVATPFAAPAADTISKDERPLIGIPSWGRRGSLVDDDRVNSSATPPPILRSKAPERKVEFEDDGGGVELELQGNEGAPVGHMHDSGGAAVERGGGAPIASGGAPVVGGGKRKWLNLARVGSLRNR
- the BLI4 gene encoding putative oxidoreductase bli-4, mitochondrial (COG:Q; EggNog:ENOG503NWHA) → MAQRLVARRANATLLPAPRCTASVNPFISPAVVFACHQPQARTIKSTAVSKGVVAYTMQKLGDTLAENFGGAFTKLGSRQFKLDDCPDLTGKVGVVTGGSQGIGFGVAYTLLKHNISKLYIISVNKEVFEGAKAVISDELGQDKAARMVWMNCDLSDWRRVKEVAEMIKRDNNRLDILVNNSGRGIMSAELTSYGVDRHMAVNHMGHVVLTSHLLPLMQKTAEEGNIVRISNQSSNLHTGAPKDTKFASLDEINQDVGPNAQYGRSKLAGILYSRYFNRKVTQNGHPNVLMNATHPGFVSTKQSREDILEPYPLGGYVMKYGIEPIKKDQFEGAVPTVFCATKIKDSGQYICPPCIPEEGSPMSQDDELADRLMELTRNIITEKTRMDSVERGCPMDDVVVH